The following are encoded in a window of Mycobacteroides chelonae CCUG 47445 genomic DNA:
- a CDS encoding putative nucleotidyltransferase substrate binding domain-containing protein — MSAEVPPENGIAMAIAQIDLAADEAQFSTAVAAARTVMAREVRARTPEAALAAAWSEALRNSIHTAARLVTNGVNPGWAWFVSGSVARGEAAPGSDVETLLVVDDEVDADGKTYLMETAAQVHAMLERAGIGSDANGVLASRGRFCRRKANWFQGIERWCANPPEDRGVVMAGLMADSHGIDAGSLLSDNALRSENVRCAQRHYAIRLAMLQDAVAVRAGFPSRLRIFATQSDAVDLKVAAIDPVVKIARWAALSAGSDALATPGRLDAASAAKILDADDAATLRDCFAWLLRFRWRSRAAAWQDGRPMSDTVSLASLAPQERAALRSVAREIAGIRRKLIYLSSTSSFR, encoded by the coding sequence ATGTCTGCCGAAGTGCCGCCCGAGAACGGGATAGCCATGGCCATAGCGCAGATCGATCTCGCCGCCGACGAGGCGCAGTTCTCTACGGCCGTGGCCGCGGCGCGGACGGTGATGGCTCGCGAGGTGCGTGCGCGTACACCGGAAGCGGCGCTGGCCGCCGCCTGGTCGGAAGCATTGCGGAATAGCATCCATACGGCGGCACGACTCGTCACCAACGGTGTAAACCCGGGCTGGGCCTGGTTCGTCTCGGGAAGCGTGGCCCGGGGCGAGGCGGCACCCGGTTCCGATGTAGAGACGCTGCTTGTCGTCGACGACGAGGTCGACGCTGACGGCAAGACCTACCTTATGGAGACGGCCGCTCAGGTCCACGCGATGCTCGAACGTGCAGGCATCGGCAGCGATGCCAACGGAGTCCTGGCAAGTCGCGGCCGATTCTGCCGCCGCAAGGCCAACTGGTTCCAGGGAATCGAACGTTGGTGCGCCAACCCGCCCGAAGACCGGGGTGTCGTGATGGCAGGGCTGATGGCCGACTCTCACGGGATTGACGCGGGATCGTTGTTGTCCGACAACGCACTTCGCAGCGAGAACGTCCGCTGCGCACAGCGGCACTACGCCATCCGGCTTGCCATGCTTCAGGACGCGGTGGCCGTCCGCGCCGGATTCCCCTCGCGGTTACGGATATTCGCCACGCAGTCGGATGCCGTCGACCTTAAGGTGGCCGCGATCGATCCCGTGGTGAAGATCGCCCGCTGGGCGGCGTTGTCCGCCGGATCGGACGCCCTCGCGACACCTGGTCGCCTCGACGCCGCCTCGGCAGCGAAAATACTGGACGCCGATGACGCCGCAACGCTGCGGGATTGCTTCGCGTGGCTGCTGCGATTTCGGTGGCGGTCCCGGGCCGCGGCCTGGCAGGACGGGCGGCCGATGTCCGACACCGTGTCGCTGGCCTCCCTTGCCCCACAGGAACGTGCGGCGCTGCGCTCGGTGGCGCGCGAGATCGCCGGCATCCGGCGCAAGCTCATCTACCTGTCCTCGACATCCTCATTCCGATAA
- a CDS encoding DNA polymerase IV: protein MCAAGRWVLHLDMDAFFASVEQLTRPTLRKRPVLVGGTGGRGVVAGASYEARVFGARSAMPMHQARRLVGISAVVLPPRGAVYGVASRRVFATVRSMIPVLEQLSFDEAFGEPAELAGATTETVGQYIDELRSRVLAETGLTASVGAGSGKQLAKIASGLAKPDGVRIIAPAEERSLLDDLPVRKLWGIGPVAEERLNRLGINTIGQFAALQTGEVASVLGGTIGPALHQLARGIDERPVAERAETKQISAESTFADDLTTLDQLREAIEPIGAHAHRRLIKHGRGVRTVTVKLRRSDMSILTRSATLPYATTERAVLMSAARRLLLDPVEIGPIRLVGVGFSGFSDTQQASLFPDLDQTESIAETDESASAVAAAEPSAASWGVGDDVSHPEFGHGWIQGTGHGVMTVRFETRGSGPGVARTFGVDDRDVTRADPVASLDWPEDSAEPVDDGAEI, encoded by the coding sequence GTGTGTGCTGCCGGTCGATGGGTTCTGCACCTCGACATGGACGCCTTCTTCGCCTCGGTCGAGCAGCTGACCCGGCCAACCCTGCGTAAGCGACCGGTTCTCGTCGGCGGCACGGGAGGTCGGGGCGTGGTGGCCGGTGCGAGCTATGAGGCCCGGGTTTTCGGTGCCCGCTCGGCCATGCCCATGCACCAGGCGCGGCGCCTCGTGGGCATCTCCGCCGTTGTTCTGCCGCCTCGCGGGGCGGTATACGGAGTCGCGAGCCGACGGGTATTCGCGACGGTGCGATCGATGATTCCGGTGCTGGAACAGCTCTCCTTCGACGAGGCTTTCGGAGAGCCCGCGGAACTAGCCGGGGCCACCACCGAAACGGTAGGCCAGTACATCGACGAACTTCGTTCCCGGGTGCTCGCCGAGACCGGGCTCACCGCATCGGTCGGGGCGGGGTCCGGGAAGCAGCTCGCCAAGATCGCATCGGGATTGGCCAAACCCGACGGGGTGCGGATCATCGCTCCGGCGGAGGAACGCTCACTGCTCGACGATCTGCCGGTGCGTAAATTGTGGGGAATCGGACCCGTTGCCGAAGAGCGGCTGAACCGCCTGGGAATCAACACTATTGGCCAGTTCGCGGCGCTGCAGACCGGTGAAGTGGCCTCGGTGCTGGGCGGAACCATCGGCCCCGCGCTGCACCAACTCGCCCGGGGGATCGATGAGCGTCCGGTCGCCGAACGTGCCGAAACCAAACAGATCAGCGCCGAATCCACCTTCGCCGACGATCTGACGACTCTCGATCAATTGCGCGAGGCCATCGAACCCATCGGCGCCCACGCCCATCGGCGACTGATCAAGCATGGTCGCGGTGTGCGTACCGTCACCGTCAAACTTCGCCGCTCAGACATGAGCATCCTGACCAGATCGGCGACTCTGCCCTACGCCACGACTGAACGGGCGGTACTGATGTCGGCCGCGCGCCGGCTGCTACTCGACCCTGTTGAGATCGGTCCCATTCGCCTTGTTGGCGTGGGATTCTCGGGATTTTCCGACACTCAGCAGGCCTCGCTGTTTCCCGACCTGGACCAGACCGAATCGATTGCCGAAACCGACGAGTCCGCATCAGCTGTCGCCGCGGCGGAACCAAGCGCGGCGAGCTGGGGCGTCGGTGACGACGTCAGCCATCCCGAGTTTGGGCATGGTTGGATCCAGGGCACTGGGCACGGGGTCATGACCGTGAGATTCGAGACACGCGGCAGCGGGCCCGGCGTCGCGCGGACCTTCGGCGTCGATGACCGGGATGTCACCCGTGCCGACCCGGTGGCCAGTCTGGACTGGCCGGAGGACTCAGCCGAGCCGGTCGACGACGGCGCGGAGATCTGA
- the meaB gene encoding methylmalonyl Co-A mutase-associated GTPase MeaB, protein MDLSNAIRSGDRSALAKAITLVESTRPDHRAQAQQLLLDISPDAGEALRVGITGVPGVGKSTTIEALGMYLIEQGHRVAVLAVDPSSTRTGGSILGDKTRMGRLSVHPDAYIRPSPTSGTLGGVAKATRETVVLLEVAGFDVILIETVGVGQSEVTVANMVDTFVFLTLARTGDQLQGIKKGVLELADIVVVNKADGAHAIEAQKAARELSGALRLIYPHDTLWRPPVLTMSALENSGVSEMWETVLRHREVLTEAGEFGAKRRRQQVDWMWAMVRDAVLDRVLNAPDVKAARADIEQQVREGTLTPALAAEQLLKLSS, encoded by the coding sequence ATGGACCTGAGCAACGCGATCCGTTCGGGTGATCGTTCCGCGCTCGCGAAAGCCATCACGCTGGTGGAGTCGACGCGCCCGGATCACCGGGCGCAGGCTCAGCAGTTACTGCTGGACATCTCGCCCGATGCGGGAGAAGCGCTGCGCGTCGGTATCACTGGTGTGCCCGGGGTGGGCAAGTCGACCACCATCGAGGCCCTCGGCATGTATCTCATCGAGCAGGGGCACCGGGTGGCGGTGCTGGCGGTAGATCCATCATCCACTCGCACCGGAGGATCGATCCTCGGTGACAAGACCCGGATGGGGCGGCTCTCCGTACATCCCGATGCATACATCCGGCCCTCGCCCACCTCAGGAACGCTGGGTGGGGTGGCCAAGGCGACCCGTGAGACTGTGGTGCTGCTGGAGGTGGCCGGGTTCGATGTCATTCTCATCGAGACCGTCGGAGTCGGACAGTCCGAGGTCACCGTCGCGAATATGGTTGACACCTTTGTGTTCCTGACGCTGGCACGCACCGGAGACCAGCTGCAGGGCATCAAAAAGGGTGTGCTGGAACTCGCCGATATCGTGGTGGTGAACAAGGCCGATGGCGCCCATGCCATCGAGGCTCAGAAGGCCGCACGGGAATTGTCGGGTGCCCTACGCCTGATTTATCCGCATGACACCCTCTGGCGCCCACCGGTTCTCACTATGAGCGCATTGGAGAACAGCGGGGTGTCCGAGATGTGGGAGACCGTCTTGCGGCACCGCGAGGTATTGACGGAGGCGGGGGAGTTCGGGGCCAAACGCCGTCGCCAGCAAGTCGACTGGATGTGGGCGATGGTGCGTGATGCGGTGCTGGATCGGGTGCTCAACGCGCCGGATGTGAAGGCAGCGCGGGCGGATATCGAACAGCAGGTGCGCGAGGGAACCCTGACGCCGGCCCTGGCGGCCGAGCAACTACTCAAGCTCAGCTCGTAG
- a CDS encoding LysR family transcriptional regulator — MADGDYEWYITLAERQNVTAAAEQLQLAQPTLTRMLARLERRLGAQLFDRHGKRLTLNPSGRIFYQHARRAQMELDSARRTINDLANPAEGEIRLGFLHTFGPTLVARLIAGFAATSPHVRFVLEQGAAGSLDDLVANGDLDVAIVSPRPRRANLAWRNLFRQRLGVAVPMDHRLAQAEDVSMIDLADEPFIGMHPGYGMRRLLEELCAAAQFQPRIVLESSNLTTVAGLVAAGLGITVLPVDATTYPPDLRMLRLVDADAHRDVGIIWSSGQPLSRPVRDFISHAIAST, encoded by the coding sequence GTGGCCGACGGCGACTACGAGTGGTACATCACACTCGCCGAACGACAAAACGTCACCGCCGCCGCCGAGCAACTGCAGCTCGCTCAGCCCACGCTCACCCGGATGCTCGCCAGATTGGAGCGACGGCTTGGCGCTCAACTGTTCGACCGGCACGGCAAGCGGCTTACCTTGAACCCATCGGGACGGATCTTCTATCAGCACGCCAGGCGCGCCCAGATGGAACTGGACTCTGCCCGCCGAACCATCAACGACCTCGCCAACCCGGCCGAGGGCGAGATCCGGCTCGGATTTCTGCACACCTTTGGCCCCACGCTCGTCGCCCGCCTGATCGCCGGCTTCGCCGCGACGTCACCACACGTGCGGTTCGTGCTGGAGCAGGGCGCCGCGGGCAGCCTTGACGATCTTGTCGCGAACGGCGATCTTGACGTCGCGATCGTGTCGCCGCGTCCTCGTCGTGCCAATCTTGCGTGGCGCAACCTTTTTCGGCAACGCTTGGGAGTGGCCGTACCGATGGATCATCGGCTGGCACAAGCCGAAGACGTATCGATGATCGATCTGGCCGACGAGCCGTTCATCGGAATGCATCCCGGGTATGGCATGCGCCGTCTTCTCGAAGAGCTCTGTGCCGCCGCACAATTCCAGCCACGCATAGTGCTCGAATCGAGCAATCTCACCACCGTGGCGGGCCTGGTGGCGGCGGGTCTGGGCATCACGGTGCTGCCCGTCGATGCCACCACCTACCCACCCGACCTCAGGATGTTGCGCCTCGTGGATGCCGACGCACACCGGGATGTCGGCATCATCTGGAGCTCCGGGCAGCCGCTTTCGCGCCCGGTACGAGATTTCATATCCCACGCCATCGCCTCGACCTAG
- a CDS encoding MFS transporter has product MAMAPSTERTPAISATDPVPHETGTAGYRRLTGALFAAGLATFAALYGTQAVLPALSADFGVSPAAAALTVSVTTGMLALSIIPASALSERYGRTRVMLVSAIATTIIGLLLPASPTFAVLLIGRAAEGAALAGIPAVAMAFLAEEVHPGSLGSAMGRYIAGTTVGGLSGRLVASSVLDVSNWRIALLGSGAMTLVCTVLFAALLPKSQFFAPKRVRVGTTLRVLGAHLRNPVLLIMFGLAFVLMGGFVTVYNYLGYRLVAPPFGLPTAIAGLLFLLYLAGTVSSAMAGRLADRRGRGLVLISAVTITAVGLALTIPDSLVTVIIGVGVFTAGFFAAHTVASGWVGAVAQRDRAEASALYLFTYYLGSSVAGAAGGLAYQAGGWALTVLFVGALLAIALVLAAVMMLRNRFGHINAPE; this is encoded by the coding sequence ATGGCGATGGCTCCAAGTACCGAGCGCACCCCGGCGATCAGCGCCACCGATCCCGTACCCCACGAGACGGGCACCGCCGGATATCGGCGCCTAACGGGCGCGCTCTTCGCCGCCGGGCTTGCGACCTTCGCCGCTCTCTACGGCACGCAGGCGGTACTCCCGGCGCTCTCTGCAGATTTCGGAGTCAGTCCCGCCGCCGCCGCATTGACGGTCTCGGTGACCACCGGAATGCTCGCGCTGTCGATCATTCCGGCCAGCGCGCTCTCGGAGCGGTACGGGCGCACCAGGGTGATGCTGGTCTCTGCAATCGCGACGACGATCATCGGGCTACTGCTCCCGGCCAGTCCCACCTTCGCGGTGCTGTTGATCGGCCGCGCCGCCGAAGGTGCAGCACTGGCGGGGATTCCGGCTGTCGCGATGGCGTTCCTCGCCGAAGAAGTGCATCCGGGCTCACTGGGTTCGGCGATGGGCAGATACATTGCCGGCACGACGGTCGGCGGACTTTCCGGACGGCTCGTAGCCTCATCGGTTCTCGATGTGAGCAATTGGCGGATCGCCCTACTCGGCAGTGGTGCAATGACTTTGGTATGCACGGTGTTGTTCGCGGCGCTGCTGCCGAAGTCCCAGTTCTTTGCCCCCAAGCGGGTGAGAGTCGGCACCACATTGCGGGTCCTAGGTGCGCACCTGCGAAACCCGGTCCTGCTCATCATGTTCGGGTTGGCATTTGTGCTCATGGGCGGGTTCGTGACCGTGTACAACTACCTGGGATATCGCCTGGTCGCCCCGCCGTTCGGTTTACCCACGGCCATTGCCGGCCTGCTGTTTCTGCTGTACCTGGCGGGAACGGTGTCCTCGGCGATGGCTGGACGGCTGGCGGACCGACGCGGGCGGGGCCTGGTGCTGATCTCCGCGGTGACCATCACGGCGGTGGGGCTCGCGCTGACCATCCCGGACTCGCTCGTCACGGTGATCATCGGCGTGGGGGTGTTCACCGCCGGATTCTTCGCCGCGCATACCGTCGCGAGCGGCTGGGTTGGCGCCGTCGCGCAGCGTGACCGCGCCGAGGCATCCGCGCTGTACCTTTTCACTTACTACCTGGGCAGCTCGGTGGCAGGAGCGGCGGGCGGATTGGCATACCAGGCCGGAGGGTGGGCACTGACGGTGCTCTTCGTGGGCGCCCTCCTGGCGATTGCCCTGGTCCTGGCCGCCGTGATGATGCTCCGAAACCGGTTTGGCCATATCAACGCACCCGAATAG
- a CDS encoding class I SAM-dependent methyltransferase — protein MAMNLVHRWCCSSEMWARKTESQLLPWALQDVELGADTLEIGPGYGANLRVLTKRTPQLTAVEIDDTMASRLQRLYSDQATVIQGDGTRLGFDDDRFSSVVCFTMLHHVPTADLQDQLFAQAHRVLAPGGVFAGSDGVHSTFFRLLHIGDTYNPVPTTSLPGRLRAAGFTDIEHHLDGGNQRWRAVKAA, from the coding sequence ATGGCAATGAATTTGGTGCACCGGTGGTGTTGTAGCTCGGAGATGTGGGCACGTAAAACCGAGTCACAGCTCCTGCCGTGGGCGCTTCAGGACGTTGAGCTTGGCGCGGACACCTTGGAGATCGGCCCCGGTTATGGCGCGAATCTGCGAGTGCTGACCAAGCGCACCCCGCAGCTGACCGCCGTCGAGATCGACGACACCATGGCCTCGCGGCTGCAGCGTCTCTATAGCGATCAGGCGACCGTGATCCAGGGTGACGGCACCAGGCTCGGTTTCGACGACGACCGCTTCAGCTCCGTGGTGTGCTTCACCATGCTGCACCATGTTCCGACGGCTGATCTGCAGGACCAGCTGTTCGCGCAGGCGCACAGGGTGCTGGCCCCCGGCGGTGTTTTCGCCGGCAGCGACGGAGTGCATTCCACGTTCTTCCGGCTGCTGCACATCGGTGACACCTATAACCCGGTGCCGACGACATCGCTGCCGGGTCGCTTGCGGGCGGCGGGTTTCACCGATATCGAGCATCACCTCGACGGCGGCAATCAGCGCTGGCGCGCGGTGAAGGCCGCCTAG
- the ileS gene encoding isoleucine--tRNA ligase, producing the protein MPDGLRASGSSTDAYPRTDLGADQRSGSPNLPALEEQVLRYWDTDDTFRASIANRDGSPEYVFYDGPPFANGLPHYGHLLTGYVKDIVPRYQTMRGHQVYRRFGWDTHGLPAELEAERQLGITDKSQIDDMGIAEFNDACRESVLRYTKEWQDYVTRQARWVDFDNDYKTLDPTFMESVIWAFKQLWDKGLAYEGYRVLPYCWRDETPLSNHELRMDDDVYQSRQDPAVTVGYRIAGNADSQWAVLDGARLLIWTTTPWTLPSNLAVAVNPEVTYAIVKPEGSEERYLLAQARIGGYARELGEEPTVLDTYTGAELLGLRYLPPFPYFQQDASPNAFTVLSADYVTTDDGTGIVHMAPAYGEEDKNVTDKAGITPVTPVDSKGRFDATVPDYQGQQVFDANAQIIKDLKNGTGSAGVNDAVLLRHETYDHSYPHCWRCRNPLIYRAVSSWFIKVTEFRDRMVELNEQITWYPEHVKHGQFGKWLEGARDWSVSRNRYWGSPIPVWKSDDPAYPRIDVYGSLDELERDFGVRPTNLHRPYIDELTRPNPDDPTGKSTMRRIPDIFDVWFDSGSMPYAQVHYPFENAEWFDNHFPADFIVEYIGQTRGWFYVMHVLATAIFDRPAFRTCVSHGIVLGNDGQKMSKSLRNYPDVNEVFDRDGSDAMRWFLMASPILRGGNLIVTEQGIREGVRQVLLPLWNAWSFLQLYAPKPGTWRTDSTQVLDRYILAKLAQLRDDLTAAMDTCDVSGACEQLRQFTDALTNWYVRRSRSRFWDEDSDAIDTLHTVLEATCRLAAPLLPLTTEVIWKGLTGERSVHLTDWVPESALPADPDLVAAMDEVRKVASTGSSLRKAKKLRVRLPLLKLTVAVPNPERLEPYRALIADELNVKSVELTDDIAGYGKFELTVNARAAGPRLGKEVQTVIRAVKAGDWAQQADGTVVAAGITLQEGEFDSRLVAAEPDSTAALPEGGGLVILDDTVTEELEAEGWARDLIRELQDLRKSSGLEVSDRIEVTLEVPAERGAWAERHRDLIAGEILATTLEIGEAGQNMRTPATDLGDGVRVSLKKTAR; encoded by the coding sequence ATGCCTGATGGTCTTCGCGCGAGCGGCTCATCAACGGACGCGTACCCGCGCACCGATCTCGGCGCCGATCAACGCAGCGGATCACCGAATCTTCCTGCGCTGGAAGAGCAGGTGCTGCGCTACTGGGACACGGACGACACGTTCCGCGCCAGCATCGCCAATCGGGACGGCTCGCCGGAATACGTCTTCTACGACGGTCCGCCGTTCGCCAACGGGCTGCCTCACTACGGACATCTGCTCACCGGGTACGTCAAGGACATCGTGCCGCGTTATCAGACTATGCGCGGACATCAGGTGTACCGCCGATTTGGTTGGGATACACACGGTTTGCCTGCCGAACTGGAAGCAGAACGCCAGCTCGGTATCACCGACAAATCGCAGATCGACGATATGGGTATCGCCGAGTTCAACGACGCCTGCCGCGAATCGGTGCTGCGCTACACCAAGGAGTGGCAGGACTACGTCACCCGGCAGGCACGCTGGGTGGACTTCGACAACGACTACAAGACGCTCGATCCGACGTTTATGGAGTCGGTCATCTGGGCGTTCAAGCAATTGTGGGACAAGGGACTGGCGTACGAGGGATACCGGGTACTGCCGTACTGCTGGCGTGACGAGACACCGTTGTCCAACCATGAGCTTCGTATGGACGACGACGTCTACCAGAGTCGCCAAGATCCCGCGGTCACGGTGGGGTACCGGATCGCGGGCAACGCGGACAGCCAGTGGGCAGTGCTCGACGGTGCACGCCTGCTGATCTGGACCACCACCCCCTGGACCCTGCCCTCGAACCTGGCCGTCGCGGTCAACCCAGAGGTGACCTATGCGATAGTGAAGCCCGAGGGATCAGAGGAGCGTTACCTGTTGGCGCAGGCGCGAATCGGAGGCTATGCGCGCGAGCTGGGTGAAGAGCCGACCGTGCTGGACACGTACACCGGGGCCGAACTGCTGGGCCTGCGGTACCTTCCGCCGTTCCCGTACTTCCAGCAGGATGCGTCACCGAATGCCTTCACGGTGCTTTCGGCTGATTACGTCACCACCGACGACGGCACCGGCATCGTGCATATGGCCCCCGCCTACGGTGAAGAAGACAAGAACGTGACCGACAAGGCCGGGATTACCCCCGTCACCCCGGTCGACTCAAAGGGCCGATTCGACGCCACCGTGCCCGATTACCAGGGCCAGCAGGTGTTCGATGCCAACGCACAGATCATCAAGGACCTCAAGAACGGCACCGGTTCCGCGGGTGTCAATGACGCCGTCCTGCTGCGTCACGAGACCTACGACCACTCGTACCCGCACTGCTGGCGCTGCCGAAACCCGTTGATCTATCGCGCGGTGTCGTCGTGGTTCATCAAGGTGACCGAGTTCCGCGATCGAATGGTGGAGCTCAACGAACAGATCACCTGGTACCCCGAACACGTCAAACACGGCCAGTTCGGCAAGTGGCTGGAGGGCGCGCGCGACTGGTCTGTTTCCCGGAATCGATACTGGGGCAGCCCCATTCCGGTGTGGAAGTCGGATGACCCGGCGTATCCGCGCATCGATGTGTACGGAAGTCTCGACGAGCTGGAGCGCGACTTCGGGGTTCGTCCGACGAATCTGCATCGGCCGTACATCGACGAGCTGACCCGCCCCAACCCGGACGACCCGACCGGCAAGTCCACCATGCGCCGCATCCCGGACATCTTCGATGTCTGGTTCGACTCGGGCTCGATGCCGTACGCGCAGGTGCACTATCCGTTCGAGAACGCCGAGTGGTTCGACAATCACTTCCCGGCCGACTTCATTGTCGAATACATCGGCCAGACGCGCGGCTGGTTTTACGTCATGCATGTGCTGGCGACCGCGATCTTCGATCGGCCCGCGTTCAGAACCTGTGTGTCGCATGGCATCGTGCTGGGCAACGATGGCCAGAAGATGAGTAAGTCGCTGCGCAACTATCCCGATGTCAACGAGGTCTTCGACCGCGACGGATCCGACGCGATGCGGTGGTTCCTGATGGCGTCGCCGATCTTGCGGGGCGGCAACCTGATCGTCACCGAGCAGGGTATCCGCGAGGGTGTGCGGCAGGTGCTCTTACCGCTGTGGAACGCGTGGAGCTTCCTGCAGCTGTACGCGCCCAAGCCGGGCACATGGCGCACCGATTCGACGCAGGTACTGGACAGGTACATCCTGGCCAAACTGGCGCAGCTGCGTGACGACCTCACCGCGGCCATGGATACCTGCGATGTCTCCGGGGCGTGTGAGCAGCTGCGGCAGTTCACCGACGCACTGACGAATTGGTATGTCCGACGGTCACGTTCGCGGTTCTGGGACGAAGATTCGGATGCGATCGACACCCTGCACACCGTCCTGGAGGCGACCTGTCGTCTGGCCGCACCGCTGTTGCCGCTGACCACCGAGGTGATCTGGAAGGGTTTGACCGGAGAGCGTTCCGTGCACCTGACCGATTGGGTGCCCGAATCGGCACTGCCCGCCGATCCCGACCTCGTCGCGGCGATGGACGAGGTGCGAAAGGTGGCTTCGACGGGGTCTTCACTGCGTAAGGCCAAGAAGCTGCGGGTGCGCCTGCCGCTGCTGAAACTGACTGTCGCGGTGCCGAACCCCGAGCGTTTGGAGCCCTACCGGGCACTGATCGCCGATGAGCTCAACGTGAAATCGGTGGAACTCACCGACGATATCGCCGGCTACGGCAAGTTCGAGTTGACCGTCAACGCGCGCGCCGCGGGCCCGCGGCTGGGTAAAGAGGTGCAAACCGTCATCCGTGCGGTCAAGGCCGGCGATTGGGCGCAGCAGGCTGACGGAACCGTCGTCGCGGCCGGAATCACCCTGCAGGAGGGCGAGTTCGACTCACGGCTGGTCGCCGCGGAGCCCGATTCCACGGCGGCCCTGCCCGAGGGCGGGGGATTGGTCATCCTCGATGACACCGTCACCGAGGAGCTGGAGGCCGAGGGTTGGGCGCGCGATCTCATCCGAGAGCTTCAGGACCTTCGTAAGTCGTCGGGTCTGGAGGTATCCGACCGTATCGAGGTCACCCTCGAGGTCCCCGCCGAGCGCGGTGCCTGGGCCGAACGTCACCGCGACCTGATCGCCGGTGAAATCCTGGCCACGACACTGGAAATCGGCGAAGCCGGCCAGAATATGCGGACGCCCGCCACCGATCTCGGTGACGGGGTCCGGGTGTCCTTGAAGAAGACGGCGCGCTAG
- a CDS encoding exonuclease domain-containing protein, translating into MALVFLDTETTGLHREREPWEIAIIRRTDAGQRQLHLCVDVQDLDLESADPAGLEISGFHKRHPQVRLRPLQFPRVFRAAEAVSLVGEWTAGATIVGVIPQFDAECLTRMFLAYGARPAWNPDLVDVVALTAARIRERGLIPDADYSNLSLQFGVRTPSAGQRHTALGDARWAMRWYDRLSE; encoded by the coding sequence ATGGCCCTGGTCTTTCTCGATACCGAGACCACCGGGCTGCACCGTGAGCGCGAGCCATGGGAAATAGCGATCATCCGCCGTACCGATGCCGGGCAGCGGCAGCTGCACCTGTGCGTGGACGTTCAGGATTTGGATCTGGAATCGGCGGATCCGGCCGGCCTTGAGATCAGCGGTTTCCACAAACGTCATCCGCAGGTGCGCCTGCGCCCGCTGCAGTTCCCCCGCGTCTTCCGTGCCGCTGAGGCGGTCTCGCTCGTCGGGGAATGGACGGCGGGAGCCACCATCGTTGGGGTGATACCTCAATTCGACGCCGAGTGCCTGACTCGAATGTTCTTGGCGTACGGGGCTCGCCCGGCGTGGAATCCGGATCTTGTCGATGTTGTCGCATTGACGGCGGCCCGGATCCGTGAACGCGGGTTGATACCGGACGCCGACTATTCGAACCTATCGCTGCAATTCGGGGTCAGAACGCCCAGCGCCGGCCAGCGGCACACGGCACTGGGCGATGCTCGCTGGGCCATGCGCTGGTACGACCGGTTATCGGAATGA